Proteins encoded together in one Coffea arabica cultivar ET-39 chromosome 2c, Coffea Arabica ET-39 HiFi, whole genome shotgun sequence window:
- the LOC113723752 gene encoding uncharacterized protein — MNLRSSPLLFMEGQDQETPPLPLPVPSPPTNPSFLFAQPHLPSPNSSLIFPNISHSQPLVLQDNLHDLVGLFSAPPPTPSGIPNIAHDNTNDQIMMPSLETAPLTISDNAVAPSPEEVAIKDKIRRAASSSSKNRKNAVPKVVFQTRSPDDILDDGYRWRKYGQKSVKNSKYPRSYYRCSHHTCNVKKQVQRLSKDTSIVVTTYEGIHNHPCEKLMETLSPLLEQIQFLTRPVLM; from the exons ATGAATCTGAGGAGCAGCCCTCTTCTGTTTATGGAAGGACAAGATCAAGAAACCCCACCATTACCATTACCAGTACCATCTCCGCCCACCAATCCATCCTTCCTCTTTGCACAACCCCACCTCCCATCTCCTAATTCATCATTGATTTTTCCAAATATTTCTCATTCTCAACCCCTAGTGCTTCAAGATAATCTTCATGACTTGGTAGGCCTCTTTTCTGCTCCACCTCCCACCCCTTCTGGCATTCCAAATATTGCCCATGATAACACTAATGATCAAATAATGATGCCATCGCTGGAAACTGCCCCTTTGACCATCTCTGATAATGCTGTTGCGCCATCGCCTGAGGAGGTGGCCATCAAGGATAAGATCAGAAGGGCGGCTAGCAGCAGTAGTAAAAACAGAAAGAATGCGGTGCCTAAAGTGGTGTTCCAGACAAGGAGCCCGGATGACATACTCGATGATGGGTATCGCTGGAGAAAATATGGACAGAAATCTGTGAAGAACAGCAAGTACCCCAG GAGCTATTATCGGTGCTCGCATCACACATGCAACGTCAAGAAACAAGTCCAGAGGCTGTCAAAAGACACAAGCATCGTTGTGACAACCTACGAAGGAATTCACAACCATCCCTGTGAGAAGCTCATGGAAACTCTTTCTCCTCTCCTCGAGCAAATACAATTCCTCACCAGGCCGGTTTTAATGTAA
- the LOC113733243 gene encoding E4 SUMO-protein ligase PIAL2-like isoform X2 has protein sequence MQQQPCTGGPSTTTTCSSRVVKALPDGRDGAASILVAKVVDLMSMHLDAGVLLNNPPLLADLCFSLAKGIDHAVANNEVPRRRRDLPPLLKQVYGSPNNLAVQVGLMMLTMSIQCACKLEWFSDQETDDLLKLAKEAMKSFSDPEYILIEPAHASYWVSVVMSRFYPNMKVERLLFSVQLQSGYRFCVANFPIRRGTISPKQEKVKATIGACIHFYPTTHSNSMQHLLVVHVDNLATSACIITPAEANFLLNGQGVEGRTIVSMDRGPQLPTNVTGKLKFGVNCLQAIGQFKGNYLVVIAVMTTTQSFNLLELQDVKPIALTNSETQTMQMSSKISLNCPISKSRIKMPVKGKLCKHFQCFDYDNFLEINSKRPSWECPHCKQPVCYVDICIDPNFVKVLSEAEEKVGNVIMSANGAWKEDKDHPSQMSGDSQVGQQNDESRSTTDRSTSLQNYNEIVSAAGTSVPTQKPPLNVLCSAFNIKGPVNNGSHHNSVQLLQKDGPPHAQSSGANISSTRLSFKQQIQQHWSLSNLNTGEALSNTESVVCSSVPAPMEPGKRIATIQTSSAVHQAARLPKDAPFLFTTPRASSRMNSMMVDSTVVVEARRIRNDELQSLDAADGESAHWRPTNRMRGGLRGEAYSAALQQFGIQPTLRAQASRPPSSAVSIRGPLTNAVADRSASASQTKS, from the exons ATGCAGCAGCAGCCTTGCACAGGGGGAccttccaccaccaccacctgcaGCAGCAGGGTGGTGAAAGCCTTGCCGGATGGCAGGGATGGGGCAGCGTCGATCCTGGTAGCTAAGGTTGTGGACTTGATGTCCATGCATTTGGATGCTGGGGTTCTCCTCAACAATCCTCCTCTACTAGCCGACCTCTGCTTCTCCTTGGCCAA AGGTATTGACCATGCAGTTGCAAACAATGAGGTCCCCAGAAGACGTCGCGACTTACCCCCACTGTTGAAACAG GTGTATGGATCTCCTAATAATTTGGCTGTCCAAGTGGGTTTAATGATGCTCACAATGTCTATTCAG TGCGCTTGTAAGCTTGAGTGGTTTTCTGATCAAGAAACTGATGATCTCCTAAAACTTGCCAAGGAG GCCATGAAATCCTTCTCAGATCCTGAGTATATTCTCATTGAACCAGCTCATGCCTCTTACTGGGTGTCAGTGGTAATGTCAAG ATTCTACCCAAACATGAAGGTAGAGAGATTGCTTTTTTCTGTACAACTGCAG TCTGGGTATAGATTTTGTGTGGCCAACTTCCCAATCAGAAGGGGTACAATATCTCCAAAgcaggaaaaagta AAAGCAACAATTGGAGCTTGTATTCATTTCTATCCAACGACTCATTCAAATTCTATGCAGCACCTACTTGTAGTTCACGTAGACAACTTGGCGACATCTGCCTGTATCATCACTCCAGCAGAAGCGAA CTTCCTTTTAAATGGACAAGGAGTAGAAGGAAGGACTATTGTATCAATG GACAGAGGGCCTCAACTTCCTACAAACGTGACCGGAAAGCTTAAATTTGGAGTTAATTGTCTGCAAGCCATTGGTCAATTTAAGG GTAATTATCTTGTTGTCATTGCTGTGATGACTACTACACAATCTTTTAATCTGCTGGAGCTGCAAGATGTAAAGCCAATTGCTTTAACTAACTCAG AAACTCAGACCATGCAGATGTCATCGAAAATTTCACTCAACTGCCCCATAAG CAAATCTCGTATAAAAATGCCTGTGAAAGGGAAACTCTGCAAGCACTTTCAG TGCTTTGATTATGACAACTTCCTGGAGATCAACTCAAAGAGACCTTCTTGGGAATGTCCTCATTGCAAGCAGCCAGTTTGCTATGTGGACATATGCATCGACCCGAATTTTGTAAAG GTCTTGAgtgaggcagaagaaaaggttGGTAATGTTATTATGTCAGCAAATGGAGCATGGAAAGAAGACAAGGACCATCCCTCTCAAATGTCTGGAGACAGTCAAGTTGGGCAGCAGAATGATGAGAGTAGGTCTACAACAGACAGAAGCACATCTTTGCAGAATTACAATGAAATTGTTTCTGCTGCTGGAACTTCTGTGCCCACACAGAAGCCCCCATTAAATGTGCTTTGCTCAGCATTTAACATCAAG GGTCCAGTAAACAATGGCTCTCATCACAATTCTGTCCAGCTTCTTCAAAAAGATGGTCCTCCTCATGCACAAAGCTCAGGTGCTAACATTTCCTCAACCAGGCTGTCCTTCAAGCAGCAAATTCAACAGCACTGGAGTCTTTCAAACTTGAACACAGGTGAAGCCTTGAGCAACACTGAGAGTGTGGTCTGCAGTTCAGTTCCCGCTCCAATGGAACCGGGGAAAAGAATTGCGACAATCCAAACCAGCAGTGCTGTTCATCAAGCTGCCCGCTTACCAAAAGACGCTCCTTTTCTATTCACAACACCAAGAGCAAGCTCGAGGATGAATTCTATGATGGTTGATTCAACAGTGGTCGTTGAGGCAAGAAGAATCAGAAATGATGAACTGCAGTCGTTAGATGCAGCTGATGGTGAATCAGCACATTGGAGGCCTACAAATAGGATGAGGGGTGGCCTTAGAGGTGAGGCTTATTCTGCTGCACTACAACAGTTTGGCATTCAACCAACACTGCGGGCACAAGCTTCGCGACCCCCTTCCAGTGCAGTATCTATTCGTGGGCCATTAACCAATGCTGTTGCTGATAGAAGTGCAAGCGCTTCTCAAACGAAGTCATAA
- the LOC113733243 gene encoding E4 SUMO-protein ligase PIAL2-like isoform X1, which yields MQQQPCTGGPSTTTTCSSRVVKALPDGRDGAASILVAKVVDLMSMHLDAGVLLNNPPLLADLCFSLAKGIDHAVANNEVPRRRRDLPPLLKQVYGSPNNLAVQVGLMMLTMSIQCACKLEWFSDQETDDLLKLAKEAMKSFSDPEYILIEPAHASYWVSVVMSRFYPNMKVERLLFSVQLQFVPLQSGYRFCVANFPIRRGTISPKQEKVKATIGACIHFYPTTHSNSMQHLLVVHVDNLATSACIITPAEANFLLNGQGVEGRTIVSMDRGPQLPTNVTGKLKFGVNCLQAIGQFKGNYLVVIAVMTTTQSFNLLELQDVKPIALTNSETQTMQMSSKISLNCPISKSRIKMPVKGKLCKHFQCFDYDNFLEINSKRPSWECPHCKQPVCYVDICIDPNFVKVLSEAEEKVGNVIMSANGAWKEDKDHPSQMSGDSQVGQQNDESRSTTDRSTSLQNYNEIVSAAGTSVPTQKPPLNVLCSAFNIKGPVNNGSHHNSVQLLQKDGPPHAQSSGANISSTRLSFKQQIQQHWSLSNLNTGEALSNTESVVCSSVPAPMEPGKRIATIQTSSAVHQAARLPKDAPFLFTTPRASSRMNSMMVDSTVVVEARRIRNDELQSLDAADGESAHWRPTNRMRGGLRGEAYSAALQQFGIQPTLRAQASRPPSSAVSIRGPLTNAVADRSASASQTKS from the exons ATGCAGCAGCAGCCTTGCACAGGGGGAccttccaccaccaccacctgcaGCAGCAGGGTGGTGAAAGCCTTGCCGGATGGCAGGGATGGGGCAGCGTCGATCCTGGTAGCTAAGGTTGTGGACTTGATGTCCATGCATTTGGATGCTGGGGTTCTCCTCAACAATCCTCCTCTACTAGCCGACCTCTGCTTCTCCTTGGCCAA AGGTATTGACCATGCAGTTGCAAACAATGAGGTCCCCAGAAGACGTCGCGACTTACCCCCACTGTTGAAACAG GTGTATGGATCTCCTAATAATTTGGCTGTCCAAGTGGGTTTAATGATGCTCACAATGTCTATTCAG TGCGCTTGTAAGCTTGAGTGGTTTTCTGATCAAGAAACTGATGATCTCCTAAAACTTGCCAAGGAG GCCATGAAATCCTTCTCAGATCCTGAGTATATTCTCATTGAACCAGCTCATGCCTCTTACTGGGTGTCAGTGGTAATGTCAAG ATTCTACCCAAACATGAAGGTAGAGAGATTGCTTTTTTCTGTACAACTGCAG TTTGTACCTTTGCAGTCTGGGTATAGATTTTGTGTGGCCAACTTCCCAATCAGAAGGGGTACAATATCTCCAAAgcaggaaaaagta AAAGCAACAATTGGAGCTTGTATTCATTTCTATCCAACGACTCATTCAAATTCTATGCAGCACCTACTTGTAGTTCACGTAGACAACTTGGCGACATCTGCCTGTATCATCACTCCAGCAGAAGCGAA CTTCCTTTTAAATGGACAAGGAGTAGAAGGAAGGACTATTGTATCAATG GACAGAGGGCCTCAACTTCCTACAAACGTGACCGGAAAGCTTAAATTTGGAGTTAATTGTCTGCAAGCCATTGGTCAATTTAAGG GTAATTATCTTGTTGTCATTGCTGTGATGACTACTACACAATCTTTTAATCTGCTGGAGCTGCAAGATGTAAAGCCAATTGCTTTAACTAACTCAG AAACTCAGACCATGCAGATGTCATCGAAAATTTCACTCAACTGCCCCATAAG CAAATCTCGTATAAAAATGCCTGTGAAAGGGAAACTCTGCAAGCACTTTCAG TGCTTTGATTATGACAACTTCCTGGAGATCAACTCAAAGAGACCTTCTTGGGAATGTCCTCATTGCAAGCAGCCAGTTTGCTATGTGGACATATGCATCGACCCGAATTTTGTAAAG GTCTTGAgtgaggcagaagaaaaggttGGTAATGTTATTATGTCAGCAAATGGAGCATGGAAAGAAGACAAGGACCATCCCTCTCAAATGTCTGGAGACAGTCAAGTTGGGCAGCAGAATGATGAGAGTAGGTCTACAACAGACAGAAGCACATCTTTGCAGAATTACAATGAAATTGTTTCTGCTGCTGGAACTTCTGTGCCCACACAGAAGCCCCCATTAAATGTGCTTTGCTCAGCATTTAACATCAAG GGTCCAGTAAACAATGGCTCTCATCACAATTCTGTCCAGCTTCTTCAAAAAGATGGTCCTCCTCATGCACAAAGCTCAGGTGCTAACATTTCCTCAACCAGGCTGTCCTTCAAGCAGCAAATTCAACAGCACTGGAGTCTTTCAAACTTGAACACAGGTGAAGCCTTGAGCAACACTGAGAGTGTGGTCTGCAGTTCAGTTCCCGCTCCAATGGAACCGGGGAAAAGAATTGCGACAATCCAAACCAGCAGTGCTGTTCATCAAGCTGCCCGCTTACCAAAAGACGCTCCTTTTCTATTCACAACACCAAGAGCAAGCTCGAGGATGAATTCTATGATGGTTGATTCAACAGTGGTCGTTGAGGCAAGAAGAATCAGAAATGATGAACTGCAGTCGTTAGATGCAGCTGATGGTGAATCAGCACATTGGAGGCCTACAAATAGGATGAGGGGTGGCCTTAGAGGTGAGGCTTATTCTGCTGCACTACAACAGTTTGGCATTCAACCAACACTGCGGGCACAAGCTTCGCGACCCCCTTCCAGTGCAGTATCTATTCGTGGGCCATTAACCAATGCTGTTGCTGATAGAAGTGCAAGCGCTTCTCAAACGAAGTCATAA
- the LOC113733243 gene encoding uncharacterized protein isoform X5 — translation MMLTMSIQCACKLEWFSDQETDDLLKLAKEAMKSFSDPEYILIEPAHASYWVSVVMSRFYPNMKVERLLFSVQLQFVPLQSGYRFCVANFPIRRGTISPKQEKVKATIGACIHFYPTTHSNSMQHLLVVHVDNLATSACIITPAEANFLLNGQGVEGRTIVSMDRGPQLPTNVTGKLKFGVNCLQAIGQFKGNYLVVIAVMTTTQSFNLLELQDVKPIALTNSETQTMQMSSKISLNCPISKSRIKMPVKGKLCKHFQCFDYDNFLEINSKRPSWECPHCKQPVCYVDICIDPNFVKVLSEAEEKVGNVIMSANGAWKEDKDHPSQMSGDSQVGQQNDESRSTTDRSTSLQNYNEIVSAAGTSVPTQKPPLNVLCSAFNIKGPVNNGSHHNSVQLLQKDGPPHAQSSGANISSTRLSFKQQIQQHWSLSNLNTGEALSNTESVVCSSVPAPMEPGKRIATIQTSSAVHQAARLPKDAPFLFTTPRASSRMNSMMVDSTVVVEARRIRNDELQSLDAADGESAHWRPTNRMRGGLRGEAYSAALQQFGIQPTLRAQASRPPSSAVSIRGPLTNAVADRSASASQTKS, via the exons ATGATGCTCACAATGTCTATTCAG TGCGCTTGTAAGCTTGAGTGGTTTTCTGATCAAGAAACTGATGATCTCCTAAAACTTGCCAAGGAG GCCATGAAATCCTTCTCAGATCCTGAGTATATTCTCATTGAACCAGCTCATGCCTCTTACTGGGTGTCAGTGGTAATGTCAAG ATTCTACCCAAACATGAAGGTAGAGAGATTGCTTTTTTCTGTACAACTGCAG TTTGTACCTTTGCAGTCTGGGTATAGATTTTGTGTGGCCAACTTCCCAATCAGAAGGGGTACAATATCTCCAAAgcaggaaaaagta AAAGCAACAATTGGAGCTTGTATTCATTTCTATCCAACGACTCATTCAAATTCTATGCAGCACCTACTTGTAGTTCACGTAGACAACTTGGCGACATCTGCCTGTATCATCACTCCAGCAGAAGCGAA CTTCCTTTTAAATGGACAAGGAGTAGAAGGAAGGACTATTGTATCAATG GACAGAGGGCCTCAACTTCCTACAAACGTGACCGGAAAGCTTAAATTTGGAGTTAATTGTCTGCAAGCCATTGGTCAATTTAAGG GTAATTATCTTGTTGTCATTGCTGTGATGACTACTACACAATCTTTTAATCTGCTGGAGCTGCAAGATGTAAAGCCAATTGCTTTAACTAACTCAG AAACTCAGACCATGCAGATGTCATCGAAAATTTCACTCAACTGCCCCATAAG CAAATCTCGTATAAAAATGCCTGTGAAAGGGAAACTCTGCAAGCACTTTCAG TGCTTTGATTATGACAACTTCCTGGAGATCAACTCAAAGAGACCTTCTTGGGAATGTCCTCATTGCAAGCAGCCAGTTTGCTATGTGGACATATGCATCGACCCGAATTTTGTAAAG GTCTTGAgtgaggcagaagaaaaggttGGTAATGTTATTATGTCAGCAAATGGAGCATGGAAAGAAGACAAGGACCATCCCTCTCAAATGTCTGGAGACAGTCAAGTTGGGCAGCAGAATGATGAGAGTAGGTCTACAACAGACAGAAGCACATCTTTGCAGAATTACAATGAAATTGTTTCTGCTGCTGGAACTTCTGTGCCCACACAGAAGCCCCCATTAAATGTGCTTTGCTCAGCATTTAACATCAAG GGTCCAGTAAACAATGGCTCTCATCACAATTCTGTCCAGCTTCTTCAAAAAGATGGTCCTCCTCATGCACAAAGCTCAGGTGCTAACATTTCCTCAACCAGGCTGTCCTTCAAGCAGCAAATTCAACAGCACTGGAGTCTTTCAAACTTGAACACAGGTGAAGCCTTGAGCAACACTGAGAGTGTGGTCTGCAGTTCAGTTCCCGCTCCAATGGAACCGGGGAAAAGAATTGCGACAATCCAAACCAGCAGTGCTGTTCATCAAGCTGCCCGCTTACCAAAAGACGCTCCTTTTCTATTCACAACACCAAGAGCAAGCTCGAGGATGAATTCTATGATGGTTGATTCAACAGTGGTCGTTGAGGCAAGAAGAATCAGAAATGATGAACTGCAGTCGTTAGATGCAGCTGATGGTGAATCAGCACATTGGAGGCCTACAAATAGGATGAGGGGTGGCCTTAGAGGTGAGGCTTATTCTGCTGCACTACAACAGTTTGGCATTCAACCAACACTGCGGGCACAAGCTTCGCGACCCCCTTCCAGTGCAGTATCTATTCGTGGGCCATTAACCAATGCTGTTGCTGATAGAAGTGCAAGCGCTTCTCAAACGAAGTCATAA
- the LOC113733243 gene encoding E4 SUMO-protein ligase PIAL2-like isoform X4, with product MQQQPCTGGPSTTTTCSSRVVKALPDGRDGAASILVAKVVDLMSMHLDAGVLLNNPPLLADLCFSLAKGIDHAVANNEVPRRRRDLPPLLKQVYGSPNNLAVQVGLMMLTMSIQCACKLEWFSDQETDDLLKLAKEAMKSFSDPEYILIEPAHASYWVSVVMSRFYPNMKVERLLFSVQLQSGYRFCVANFPIRRGTISPKQEKVHLLVVHVDNLATSACIITPAEANFLLNGQGVEGRTIVSMDRGPQLPTNVTGKLKFGVNCLQAIGQFKGNYLVVIAVMTTTQSFNLLELQDVKPIALTNSETQTMQMSSKISLNCPISKSRIKMPVKGKLCKHFQCFDYDNFLEINSKRPSWECPHCKQPVCYVDICIDPNFVKVLSEAEEKVGNVIMSANGAWKEDKDHPSQMSGDSQVGQQNDESRSTTDRSTSLQNYNEIVSAAGTSVPTQKPPLNVLCSAFNIKGPVNNGSHHNSVQLLQKDGPPHAQSSGANISSTRLSFKQQIQQHWSLSNLNTGEALSNTESVVCSSVPAPMEPGKRIATIQTSSAVHQAARLPKDAPFLFTTPRASSRMNSMMVDSTVVVEARRIRNDELQSLDAADGESAHWRPTNRMRGGLRGEAYSAALQQFGIQPTLRAQASRPPSSAVSIRGPLTNAVADRSASASQTKS from the exons ATGCAGCAGCAGCCTTGCACAGGGGGAccttccaccaccaccacctgcaGCAGCAGGGTGGTGAAAGCCTTGCCGGATGGCAGGGATGGGGCAGCGTCGATCCTGGTAGCTAAGGTTGTGGACTTGATGTCCATGCATTTGGATGCTGGGGTTCTCCTCAACAATCCTCCTCTACTAGCCGACCTCTGCTTCTCCTTGGCCAA AGGTATTGACCATGCAGTTGCAAACAATGAGGTCCCCAGAAGACGTCGCGACTTACCCCCACTGTTGAAACAG GTGTATGGATCTCCTAATAATTTGGCTGTCCAAGTGGGTTTAATGATGCTCACAATGTCTATTCAG TGCGCTTGTAAGCTTGAGTGGTTTTCTGATCAAGAAACTGATGATCTCCTAAAACTTGCCAAGGAG GCCATGAAATCCTTCTCAGATCCTGAGTATATTCTCATTGAACCAGCTCATGCCTCTTACTGGGTGTCAGTGGTAATGTCAAG ATTCTACCCAAACATGAAGGTAGAGAGATTGCTTTTTTCTGTACAACTGCAG TCTGGGTATAGATTTTGTGTGGCCAACTTCCCAATCAGAAGGGGTACAATATCTCCAAAgcaggaaaaagta CACCTACTTGTAGTTCACGTAGACAACTTGGCGACATCTGCCTGTATCATCACTCCAGCAGAAGCGAA CTTCCTTTTAAATGGACAAGGAGTAGAAGGAAGGACTATTGTATCAATG GACAGAGGGCCTCAACTTCCTACAAACGTGACCGGAAAGCTTAAATTTGGAGTTAATTGTCTGCAAGCCATTGGTCAATTTAAGG GTAATTATCTTGTTGTCATTGCTGTGATGACTACTACACAATCTTTTAATCTGCTGGAGCTGCAAGATGTAAAGCCAATTGCTTTAACTAACTCAG AAACTCAGACCATGCAGATGTCATCGAAAATTTCACTCAACTGCCCCATAAG CAAATCTCGTATAAAAATGCCTGTGAAAGGGAAACTCTGCAAGCACTTTCAG TGCTTTGATTATGACAACTTCCTGGAGATCAACTCAAAGAGACCTTCTTGGGAATGTCCTCATTGCAAGCAGCCAGTTTGCTATGTGGACATATGCATCGACCCGAATTTTGTAAAG GTCTTGAgtgaggcagaagaaaaggttGGTAATGTTATTATGTCAGCAAATGGAGCATGGAAAGAAGACAAGGACCATCCCTCTCAAATGTCTGGAGACAGTCAAGTTGGGCAGCAGAATGATGAGAGTAGGTCTACAACAGACAGAAGCACATCTTTGCAGAATTACAATGAAATTGTTTCTGCTGCTGGAACTTCTGTGCCCACACAGAAGCCCCCATTAAATGTGCTTTGCTCAGCATTTAACATCAAG GGTCCAGTAAACAATGGCTCTCATCACAATTCTGTCCAGCTTCTTCAAAAAGATGGTCCTCCTCATGCACAAAGCTCAGGTGCTAACATTTCCTCAACCAGGCTGTCCTTCAAGCAGCAAATTCAACAGCACTGGAGTCTTTCAAACTTGAACACAGGTGAAGCCTTGAGCAACACTGAGAGTGTGGTCTGCAGTTCAGTTCCCGCTCCAATGGAACCGGGGAAAAGAATTGCGACAATCCAAACCAGCAGTGCTGTTCATCAAGCTGCCCGCTTACCAAAAGACGCTCCTTTTCTATTCACAACACCAAGAGCAAGCTCGAGGATGAATTCTATGATGGTTGATTCAACAGTGGTCGTTGAGGCAAGAAGAATCAGAAATGATGAACTGCAGTCGTTAGATGCAGCTGATGGTGAATCAGCACATTGGAGGCCTACAAATAGGATGAGGGGTGGCCTTAGAGGTGAGGCTTATTCTGCTGCACTACAACAGTTTGGCATTCAACCAACACTGCGGGCACAAGCTTCGCGACCCCCTTCCAGTGCAGTATCTATTCGTGGGCCATTAACCAATGCTGTTGCTGATAGAAGTGCAAGCGCTTCTCAAACGAAGTCATAA
- the LOC113733243 gene encoding E4 SUMO-protein ligase PIAL2-like isoform X3 produces MQQQPCTGGPSTTTTCSSRVVKALPDGRDGAASILVAKVVDLMSMHLDAGVLLNNPPLLADLCFSLAKGIDHAVANNEVPRRRRDLPPLLKQVYGSPNNLAVQVGLMMLTMSIQCACKLEWFSDQETDDLLKLAKEAMKSFSDPEYILIEPAHASYWVSVVMSRFYPNMKVERLLFSVQLQFVPLQSGYRFCVANFPIRRGTISPKQEKVHLLVVHVDNLATSACIITPAEANFLLNGQGVEGRTIVSMDRGPQLPTNVTGKLKFGVNCLQAIGQFKGNYLVVIAVMTTTQSFNLLELQDVKPIALTNSETQTMQMSSKISLNCPISKSRIKMPVKGKLCKHFQCFDYDNFLEINSKRPSWECPHCKQPVCYVDICIDPNFVKVLSEAEEKVGNVIMSANGAWKEDKDHPSQMSGDSQVGQQNDESRSTTDRSTSLQNYNEIVSAAGTSVPTQKPPLNVLCSAFNIKGPVNNGSHHNSVQLLQKDGPPHAQSSGANISSTRLSFKQQIQQHWSLSNLNTGEALSNTESVVCSSVPAPMEPGKRIATIQTSSAVHQAARLPKDAPFLFTTPRASSRMNSMMVDSTVVVEARRIRNDELQSLDAADGESAHWRPTNRMRGGLRGEAYSAALQQFGIQPTLRAQASRPPSSAVSIRGPLTNAVADRSASASQTKS; encoded by the exons ATGCAGCAGCAGCCTTGCACAGGGGGAccttccaccaccaccacctgcaGCAGCAGGGTGGTGAAAGCCTTGCCGGATGGCAGGGATGGGGCAGCGTCGATCCTGGTAGCTAAGGTTGTGGACTTGATGTCCATGCATTTGGATGCTGGGGTTCTCCTCAACAATCCTCCTCTACTAGCCGACCTCTGCTTCTCCTTGGCCAA AGGTATTGACCATGCAGTTGCAAACAATGAGGTCCCCAGAAGACGTCGCGACTTACCCCCACTGTTGAAACAG GTGTATGGATCTCCTAATAATTTGGCTGTCCAAGTGGGTTTAATGATGCTCACAATGTCTATTCAG TGCGCTTGTAAGCTTGAGTGGTTTTCTGATCAAGAAACTGATGATCTCCTAAAACTTGCCAAGGAG GCCATGAAATCCTTCTCAGATCCTGAGTATATTCTCATTGAACCAGCTCATGCCTCTTACTGGGTGTCAGTGGTAATGTCAAG ATTCTACCCAAACATGAAGGTAGAGAGATTGCTTTTTTCTGTACAACTGCAG TTTGTACCTTTGCAGTCTGGGTATAGATTTTGTGTGGCCAACTTCCCAATCAGAAGGGGTACAATATCTCCAAAgcaggaaaaagta CACCTACTTGTAGTTCACGTAGACAACTTGGCGACATCTGCCTGTATCATCACTCCAGCAGAAGCGAA CTTCCTTTTAAATGGACAAGGAGTAGAAGGAAGGACTATTGTATCAATG GACAGAGGGCCTCAACTTCCTACAAACGTGACCGGAAAGCTTAAATTTGGAGTTAATTGTCTGCAAGCCATTGGTCAATTTAAGG GTAATTATCTTGTTGTCATTGCTGTGATGACTACTACACAATCTTTTAATCTGCTGGAGCTGCAAGATGTAAAGCCAATTGCTTTAACTAACTCAG AAACTCAGACCATGCAGATGTCATCGAAAATTTCACTCAACTGCCCCATAAG CAAATCTCGTATAAAAATGCCTGTGAAAGGGAAACTCTGCAAGCACTTTCAG TGCTTTGATTATGACAACTTCCTGGAGATCAACTCAAAGAGACCTTCTTGGGAATGTCCTCATTGCAAGCAGCCAGTTTGCTATGTGGACATATGCATCGACCCGAATTTTGTAAAG GTCTTGAgtgaggcagaagaaaaggttGGTAATGTTATTATGTCAGCAAATGGAGCATGGAAAGAAGACAAGGACCATCCCTCTCAAATGTCTGGAGACAGTCAAGTTGGGCAGCAGAATGATGAGAGTAGGTCTACAACAGACAGAAGCACATCTTTGCAGAATTACAATGAAATTGTTTCTGCTGCTGGAACTTCTGTGCCCACACAGAAGCCCCCATTAAATGTGCTTTGCTCAGCATTTAACATCAAG GGTCCAGTAAACAATGGCTCTCATCACAATTCTGTCCAGCTTCTTCAAAAAGATGGTCCTCCTCATGCACAAAGCTCAGGTGCTAACATTTCCTCAACCAGGCTGTCCTTCAAGCAGCAAATTCAACAGCACTGGAGTCTTTCAAACTTGAACACAGGTGAAGCCTTGAGCAACACTGAGAGTGTGGTCTGCAGTTCAGTTCCCGCTCCAATGGAACCGGGGAAAAGAATTGCGACAATCCAAACCAGCAGTGCTGTTCATCAAGCTGCCCGCTTACCAAAAGACGCTCCTTTTCTATTCACAACACCAAGAGCAAGCTCGAGGATGAATTCTATGATGGTTGATTCAACAGTGGTCGTTGAGGCAAGAAGAATCAGAAATGATGAACTGCAGTCGTTAGATGCAGCTGATGGTGAATCAGCACATTGGAGGCCTACAAATAGGATGAGGGGTGGCCTTAGAGGTGAGGCTTATTCTGCTGCACTACAACAGTTTGGCATTCAACCAACACTGCGGGCACAAGCTTCGCGACCCCCTTCCAGTGCAGTATCTATTCGTGGGCCATTAACCAATGCTGTTGCTGATAGAAGTGCAAGCGCTTCTCAAACGAAGTCATAA